In Oscillatoria salina IIICB1, one genomic interval encodes:
- the pheT gene encoding phenylalanine--tRNA ligase subunit beta, with the protein MRISLNWLRELVEVTLSPQELAQTLTVAGFEVEDLIDRRTLADGVVVGKVLEVQLHPNADKLRVCQVDIGQDRPSNIVCGAANVRPEIFVPVATPGTYLPIIDLKLRSTKLRGVRSEGMICSLAELGLEKESEGIYIFPQENLTLGADVCPLLGLDDVILDLTSTANRADALSMVGVAREVAALTGASLKLPQAPKLSISPGDKAFQVNVAEGKASPAYIGTIIENVKIAPSPDWLQWRLQAAGVRPINNVVDVTNYILLEWGQPLHAFDWDRLVNFTPSKALTIGVRFARENETLDTLDGQTRKLQTANLLITANDRPVALAGVMGGEETEVSENTENLLLEAALFDSVVIRRSSRAQGLRTESSARYERGVNQAELDLACARAIALLQELAEGTPVSQKIADVRPDKTSWTRSIELRLNRVHRLLGKVNSGEKIEDIPAADVERILTALGCQVATISAQPQTWQVKVPPYRYRDLEREIDLIEEVARLYGYDRFCDTLPSKTEPGYLSVSQQMKNKLREAFRGVGLTEVVQYSLVNPELAEIALANPLFTEYSALRKDLLFGLIDAFEYNQSQGNGALNAFEIGRIFWREGSKIQEADAVAGIMGGSLLSGNRWLHGGKESAMTWFEAKGLLESVFSRLGLKVEYQPESEDSRLHPGRTASLWLDGKRLGTFGQLHPQLRQERNLPDEVYVFNLAVEVIFAGMKQEDILVPRFQAYSSYPAVERDLAFFAPMKLRVAEIAKSIQQAGGKLLEKVELFDEYRGENVAEGQRSLAFSLSYRSSDRTLTDEEVEPVHNKVREALTDKFDVTLRS; encoded by the coding sequence ATGCGGATCTCTTTAAATTGGTTGCGGGAATTGGTGGAGGTGACTCTCTCTCCCCAAGAATTAGCACAAACTTTGACGGTGGCAGGTTTTGAGGTAGAAGACCTTATCGATCGCCGTACTCTTGCTGATGGTGTAGTAGTTGGTAAGGTCTTAGAGGTTCAACTTCATCCTAACGCTGATAAACTCAGAGTTTGTCAAGTAGATATCGGTCAAGATCGACCTAGTAATATTGTTTGTGGGGCTGCTAATGTCCGCCCGGAAATTTTTGTCCCGGTGGCAACTCCTGGTACTTATTTGCCGATAATCGATCTCAAGTTACGCTCGACTAAACTGCGTGGGGTTCGCTCTGAGGGAATGATTTGCTCTCTGGCTGAACTGGGTTTAGAAAAGGAGTCTGAGGGGATTTATATCTTCCCTCAAGAAAATCTCACTTTGGGTGCTGATGTATGTCCTTTGTTAGGGCTTGATGATGTAATTTTAGACTTGACATCGACGGCAAATCGTGCTGATGCTTTGAGTATGGTGGGTGTGGCGCGAGAGGTGGCGGCTTTGACTGGTGCTTCCCTCAAACTGCCTCAAGCTCCTAAGTTGTCTATTTCTCCAGGCGATAAGGCTTTCCAAGTGAATGTCGCTGAGGGTAAGGCAAGTCCAGCTTACATCGGGACAATTATTGAAAATGTCAAGATTGCTCCTTCGCCTGATTGGTTACAATGGCGACTACAAGCGGCTGGTGTCCGTCCCATTAATAATGTCGTTGATGTGACTAACTATATTCTCCTGGAATGGGGGCAACCTCTTCACGCTTTTGATTGGGATCGCTTGGTAAATTTTACCCCAAGTAAAGCCTTGACAATTGGCGTTCGTTTTGCTAGAGAAAACGAAACGCTCGACACCCTTGACGGTCAGACTCGTAAGCTACAAACAGCGAATTTGTTGATTACAGCGAACGATCGACCAGTGGCTTTGGCTGGGGTGATGGGTGGCGAAGAAACAGAAGTCAGTGAAAATACGGAAAATTTGCTTTTGGAAGCAGCTTTATTCGATTCAGTGGTTATACGGCGTTCCAGTCGCGCCCAAGGTTTACGCACAGAATCTTCAGCACGTTACGAGCGCGGTGTCAACCAGGCAGAGTTAGATCTTGCTTGTGCGCGGGCGATCGCACTTTTGCAGGAATTGGCTGAGGGTACCCCTGTAAGTCAAAAAATAGCTGATGTGCGCCCCGATAAAACAAGTTGGACGAGAAGCATCGAACTGCGTTTAAATCGAGTTCATCGCCTTTTGGGTAAAGTTAACTCTGGAGAGAAGATTGAGGATATCCCAGCCGCCGATGTCGAACGCATTTTGACCGCTTTAGGCTGTCAAGTAGCCACAATCTCAGCCCAGCCTCAAACCTGGCAGGTAAAAGTACCTCCTTATCGCTATCGAGACTTAGAACGAGAAATAGACTTAATTGAAGAAGTTGCTCGTCTTTACGGTTACGATCGCTTCTGCGATACTTTACCTAGTAAAACCGAACCTGGGTATTTGTCTGTTAGCCAGCAGATGAAAAACAAGCTACGAGAAGCATTCCGGGGAGTAGGACTCACAGAAGTCGTGCAATACTCGTTAGTAAATCCAGAATTAGCTGAAATTGCGCTCGCTAATCCTTTATTTACTGAATACTCGGCTTTGCGAAAAGACTTACTTTTTGGCTTAATCGATGCTTTTGAGTATAACCAATCTCAAGGAAATGGTGCGTTAAACGCTTTTGAAATTGGGCGTATTTTCTGGCGAGAGGGAAGTAAAATTCAAGAAGCCGATGCAGTTGCCGGAATCATGGGCGGATCTTTATTATCTGGAAACCGATGGTTGCATGGTGGAAAAGAGTCTGCAATGACTTGGTTTGAAGCCAAGGGCTTGCTAGAAAGTGTTTTTTCTCGTTTAGGGCTAAAAGTCGAATATCAGCCTGAGAGCGAAGATTCTCGGCTACATCCTGGACGTACAGCTTCGTTATGGTTAGATGGGAAACGTTTAGGTACATTTGGACAACTCCATCCTCAATTACGCCAAGAAAGAAATTTACCCGATGAGGTTTATGTTTTTAACTTAGCGGTAGAGGTAATATTTGCGGGAATGAAGCAAGAAGATATCCTCGTTCCTCGCTTCCAAGCTTACTCATCTTATCCGGCAGTGGAAAGAGATCTCGCCTTTTTTGCACCAATGAAACTTAGGGTTGCAGAAATCGCAAAATCAATCCAGCAAGCAGGTGGTAAATTACTCGAAAAAGTAGAACTATTCGACGAATATCGCGGTGAAAACGTCGCAGAAGGACAGCGAAGTTTAGCCTTTAGCTTATCTTATCGTTCCAGCGATCGCACTCTCACCGACGAAGAAGTCGAACCCGTTCACAATAAAGTTCGCGAAGCACTTACCGATAAGTTTGACGTGACTTTAAGAAGTTAA
- a CDS encoding serine/threonine-protein kinase, with the protein MSYCLNPDCPKPKNPESAQECLACGSKLSLLLSGRYRVIRILGQGGFGKTFLARDLSLPGNPSCVIKQLRPNTTAPHMLQMARELFNREAETLGRIGNHPQVPRLLDYFEDNQQFYLVQEYVKGYNFQQEIKKNGPMSEAGVRQFLSEILPLLQYIHSQQVIHRDIKPANLIRREEDRKLVLIDFGAVKNQVDPVAAANTSDQTALTGFAVGTPGFAPPEQMMMRPVYASDVYAVGVTCVYLLTGKSPKDLNYNPSTGEMVWQQYVHVSDHFANVLRKMLEVSVRDRYQSADEVLRALDLEPYLDSLAQGMITSANNPGKSKGGVFDSGDFDAPSSPSSPTSATAKLAMAIKKRKSRQNNTGVGNNLYTSGASFGRLTPPSNMGGNQSPRSSSGSKKRISNRMDAQTVLTSYQKGRRDFTDQNLSLLNLQEANLSKGIFHQSKLTKVNLAGANLTNADFGKANLTNANLRDANLGRAYLSYTNLEGADLRGADLSFAYLNYANLKNTNLCGANLTNAKVTEEQLAQAKTNWTTIMPNGKRGFW; encoded by the coding sequence ATGAGCTACTGCCTAAATCCCGACTGTCCTAAGCCTAAAAACCCAGAGAGCGCCCAGGAATGTCTTGCCTGCGGCTCAAAGTTGTCATTGTTATTGAGCGGTCGCTACCGAGTAATCAGAATTTTGGGTCAAGGTGGGTTTGGAAAAACCTTTTTAGCGCGCGATCTCTCTCTTCCGGGTAATCCTAGTTGCGTAATCAAACAACTGCGTCCGAATACCACTGCACCACATATGTTACAGATGGCGCGGGAGCTATTTAATCGCGAAGCAGAAACCCTAGGAAGGATCGGCAATCATCCCCAAGTGCCTAGATTACTAGACTATTTTGAAGATAACCAACAGTTTTATTTGGTTCAAGAGTATGTTAAAGGTTATAACTTCCAACAAGAAATCAAGAAAAACGGACCAATGAGTGAAGCAGGAGTAAGGCAATTTCTCAGTGAAATTTTGCCCTTACTGCAATACATTCACTCCCAGCAAGTAATTCATCGGGATATCAAACCAGCCAACTTGATTCGTCGCGAAGAAGACCGGAAATTGGTTTTAATTGACTTCGGAGCAGTAAAAAATCAAGTTGACCCAGTTGCAGCAGCGAATACCTCCGATCAAACAGCATTGACAGGATTTGCGGTGGGAACCCCAGGCTTTGCACCGCCAGAGCAAATGATGATGCGACCAGTATATGCGAGTGATGTTTACGCGGTGGGAGTCACTTGTGTTTATTTGTTAACTGGGAAATCGCCCAAAGACTTAAATTATAATCCCTCAACTGGAGAAATGGTCTGGCAGCAATACGTTCACGTCAGCGATCATTTCGCCAACGTTTTGAGAAAAATGCTCGAAGTTTCCGTACGCGATCGCTATCAAAGTGCTGATGAGGTTCTCCGGGCGCTCGATCTCGAACCTTATCTGGATAGTTTAGCTCAGGGGATGATTACTTCGGCAAATAATCCTGGTAAATCTAAGGGCGGTGTCTTTGATAGCGGTGATTTTGATGCACCGAGTTCGCCGTCTTCTCCGACTTCTGCGACTGCGAAGTTAGCAATGGCAATTAAAAAGCGGAAATCTCGCCAAAATAATACTGGTGTTGGTAATAATTTATATACTTCAGGAGCAAGTTTCGGTCGCTTAACTCCTCCAAGCAATATGGGGGGAAATCAATCACCAAGAAGCAGTTCTGGAAGTAAAAAAAGAATAAGCAACCGGATGGATGCGCAAACAGTCTTGACGAGCTATCAAAAAGGAAGACGCGATTTTACTGACCAAAATTTAAGTTTGCTCAATCTTCAAGAAGCTAATTTGTCCAAGGGAATTTTTCATCAATCTAAGTTAACTAAAGTTAACCTGGCAGGAGCAAATCTGACTAATGCTGATTTTGGGAAAGCGAATTTGACTAATGCAAATTTGCGGGATGCGAATTTAGGTCGGGCTTACTTAAGCTACACGAACTTAGAAGGAGCGGATTTGCGGGGTGCTGACCTGAGTTTTGCTTATCTCAATTATGCAAATTTGAAAAATACTAATTTATGTGGTGCTAATCTGACTAATGCCAAGGTGACAGAAGAACAACTCGCCCAAGCAAAGACTAATTGGACAACAATTATGCCCAATGGAAAGCGAGGTTTTTGGTAA
- a CDS encoding serine/threonine protein kinase — translation MENSLDRSETILCDRYRLLRQLKSIGSSNGSRRLSRGIGSTYLVEDLHTCNQLCVLKELLPQIQDASILAQAQERLRVEADLLFQLQHPQIPKLREFLRCETEGKLSLFLVEEYFEGQTYHFFLNARKKQGLQFSEAEITELFRQLLPVLQYIHAMGVVHQDICPDNLLLRQTDGMPALINFGLISQVTEELVSEFTDTRKKRTTVFGRNGYAPQEQLQAGKVAPNSDLYALAVTALVLLSGKKPQHLIDLRTLEWNWKQQTNLSPKLRQILEQMLGEERSDRPQTATDVLSVFWEPLPGCVHVVRQHPQSKAAKPITEENWMPNSKFKLAFSLVGKITLGLTVVFGAASLGWFAGNAWLESNVRSQQLDKSDRETLENLPEKVSFPLRDDPEPKPATDLSVTERSRKEILRSRRINLAIEYDFFIGLVNEVYWEKYPEQEGRIPTNNPEDSQWRHRWDYQAQELLNMLADLSDEARRGLGSYTLADRQRWIQQANQERVSSRTLYDLADADFFEHFPEQEDKQFFDEPIGQVWSAIVFDQLKALQTTELLGELFFDGKTEENIARGTLEPGGGKVYIAQLEADRFLEISLESSDRALLSLYSPTGNVTLVEDSTENTWSGTLPETGYYEFVIVSRANKPLDFKLEISVSELATNTE, via the coding sequence ATGGAAAATTCTCTCGATCGGTCTGAGACAATCTTGTGCGATCGCTATCGGTTGCTGCGTCAACTAAAATCTATAGGCTCGTCTAACGGTTCCCGACGCTTGAGTAGGGGGATAGGCTCTACTTATCTAGTAGAGGATTTACATACGTGCAATCAACTATGTGTTTTAAAGGAGTTACTTCCTCAAATTCAAGATGCTTCTATTCTGGCTCAAGCTCAAGAAAGATTACGGGTTGAGGCAGATCTTCTCTTTCAGCTACAACATCCGCAAATTCCTAAGTTGCGGGAATTTTTGCGTTGTGAGACAGAGGGTAAACTAAGTTTGTTTTTGGTAGAGGAATACTTTGAAGGGCAAACTTATCACTTTTTCCTCAATGCTCGTAAAAAACAAGGACTACAATTTAGTGAAGCAGAAATTACTGAACTTTTCCGACAGCTTTTACCTGTTTTACAGTACATTCACGCAATGGGGGTAGTTCACCAAGATATTTGTCCGGATAATTTGCTCTTGCGTCAAACCGATGGAATGCCAGCATTAATTAATTTTGGTCTGATTTCTCAAGTAACCGAGGAATTAGTATCTGAGTTTACTGACACTCGCAAGAAAAGGACAACCGTTTTTGGTCGCAATGGATATGCTCCCCAAGAGCAACTCCAAGCAGGAAAAGTTGCACCGAATAGCGATCTGTATGCTTTAGCAGTCACAGCTTTAGTGCTGTTGAGTGGGAAAAAACCCCAACATTTGATTGATTTACGAACTTTAGAATGGAACTGGAAACAGCAAACCAATCTAAGTCCGAAGTTGAGACAAATTTTAGAGCAAATGCTTGGTGAGGAACGGAGCGATCGCCCCCAAACCGCGACAGATGTATTATCAGTTTTTTGGGAACCTCTACCGGGCTGTGTTCATGTGGTTCGACAACATCCTCAGAGTAAAGCAGCTAAACCAATAACCGAAGAGAATTGGATGCCAAATTCAAAATTTAAGCTTGCTTTCAGTTTAGTGGGTAAAATCACTCTGGGTTTAACAGTGGTTTTCGGTGCAGCAAGTCTAGGTTGGTTTGCGGGTAATGCTTGGTTAGAATCAAACGTGCGATCGCAACAACTCGATAAGTCAGATCGCGAGACTCTGGAAAATCTGCCAGAAAAGGTGAGTTTTCCTCTCCGAGATGACCCCGAACCAAAGCCAGCAACGGATTTGTCGGTGACGGAACGCTCTCGCAAAGAAATTTTGCGTTCTCGCCGCATTAATCTCGCGATTGAATACGATTTTTTTATCGGTTTAGTCAACGAAGTGTATTGGGAAAAATACCCCGAACAAGAAGGACGCATTCCGACAAATAACCCAGAAGATTCTCAATGGCGACATCGTTGGGACTATCAAGCACAAGAATTGTTAAATATGTTAGCCGATCTTTCTGATGAAGCGCGTCGAGGTTTAGGTAGTTACACTTTAGCCGATCGCCAGCGTTGGATACAACAGGCTAACCAGGAGCGCGTGAGCAGTCGGACTCTTTACGATCTTGCAGATGCAGATTTTTTTGAGCATTTTCCCGAACAGGAAGACAAGCAGTTTTTTGATGAACCTATCGGTCAAGTTTGGAGTGCGATCGTCTTTGACCAACTGAAAGCGTTACAAACAACCGAACTTCTCGGCGAACTTTTTTTCGATGGTAAAACTGAGGAAAATATTGCTCGCGGTACTCTCGAACCTGGAGGAGGCAAAGTTTACATCGCTCAACTAGAAGCCGATCGGTTCTTAGAAATTAGTCTGGAAAGTAGCGATCGCGCTTTGCTTTCTCTCTACAGTCCTACAGGTAATGTCACTTTAGTGGAAGATTCTACCGAAAATACTTGGTCAGGAACGCTCCCAGAAACGGGTTATTATGAATTTGTCATCGTTTCTAGAGCTAATAAACCTCTCGACTTCAAGCTGGAGATTTCCGTTTCCGAATTAGCAACTAATACTGAGTGA